The Nitrospira tepida genome includes a window with the following:
- a CDS encoding mercuric reductase, with amino-acid sequence MSEHDQSLVLPNDEYNQQLVANVHPPDWVNPEPTGRYNIVVIGAGTAGLITAVVAASLGAKVALIEKHLMGGDCLNVGCVPSKGVIRAARAWTDLRRATEFGLHIPPGVQYDFAAVMARMRKVRARISRNDSVHRYTQLGVDVFIGSGRFLSPETIHVEGPAGDRILAFVKAAVCTGARASAPPVPGLQEAGYLTNETVFSLTELPQRIGVIGAGPIGCELAQSFARFGSQVYLIEAMHGIMPNEDRDAADIVEQQMVRDGVNVLCCGKDLTVQKTDGGKRLTVDSHGRHYDVTVDEILVGVGRTPYVEGIGLETAGVEYDKSGIKVNARLQTTNPKIYAAGDICSRYKFTHAADAMAQIIIQNALFPHPFGLGYANVDSLVMPWCTFTEPEVAHVGMYEREAKEKGLEVETYTYKLDEVDRAILDGEDEGFARIHVEKGTDTILGATIVANHAGDMISEFSVAMKAGAGAKTIAATIHPYPTQAEVNKKVVNLWRKAHFTQRTKNLLIKLFAWMRR; translated from the coding sequence ATGAGTGAGCACGATCAGTCATTGGTTCTTCCGAACGACGAGTACAATCAGCAGCTGGTCGCCAATGTGCATCCGCCCGATTGGGTCAATCCCGAGCCGACCGGTCGCTACAACATCGTGGTGATCGGAGCCGGAACGGCGGGCTTGATCACCGCGGTCGTAGCCGCAAGCCTGGGGGCAAAGGTCGCGTTGATTGAAAAGCATCTGATGGGAGGAGACTGTCTCAATGTTGGGTGCGTACCATCAAAAGGTGTGATCCGAGCAGCCAGAGCTTGGACCGATCTACGGAGGGCCACGGAGTTTGGCCTCCATATTCCTCCTGGCGTGCAGTATGACTTCGCCGCCGTCATGGCGCGCATGCGAAAAGTCCGGGCGCGCATCAGCCGGAACGACTCAGTCCATCGGTATACCCAGCTTGGTGTAGACGTCTTTATTGGCAGCGGGCGTTTTCTTAGTCCCGAGACCATCCACGTGGAAGGACCGGCGGGCGATCGGATCCTGGCTTTTGTGAAAGCCGCTGTCTGCACCGGTGCGCGAGCATCGGCACCTCCGGTGCCAGGGCTTCAAGAAGCCGGGTATCTCACGAACGAAACTGTCTTTTCGTTGACGGAGTTGCCGCAACGCATCGGGGTGATCGGAGCCGGTCCCATCGGCTGTGAACTGGCACAGTCGTTCGCCCGCTTTGGGAGCCAAGTCTATCTCATCGAAGCGATGCACGGGATCATGCCGAACGAGGACCGCGATGCGGCTGACATCGTCGAGCAACAGATGGTCCGCGATGGCGTGAACGTGCTGTGCTGCGGAAAGGATCTCACGGTGCAGAAGACCGACGGCGGGAAACGTTTGACCGTCGATTCGCACGGCCGGCACTACGACGTAACGGTCGATGAAATTCTCGTCGGTGTCGGGCGAACGCCGTACGTGGAGGGGATCGGATTGGAGACAGCCGGAGTCGAGTACGACAAGAGCGGGATCAAGGTCAACGCCAGATTGCAGACGACGAACCCAAAGATCTACGCGGCAGGCGATATCTGCTCTCGCTACAAGTTTACGCATGCGGCCGATGCCATGGCTCAAATCATCATCCAGAATGCCTTGTTCCCGCATCCGTTCGGTCTGGGCTATGCCAACGTCGATTCCTTGGTCATGCCCTGGTGCACCTTCACCGAGCCGGAAGTGGCTCATGTCGGCATGTATGAGAGAGAGGCCAAGGAGAAGGGCCTTGAGGTGGAAACCTATACCTACAAGCTGGATGAAGTCGATCGAGCGATTCTAGACGGGGAAGACGAAGGGTTTGCGAGGATTCACGTCGAAAAGGGAACCGATACGATCCTCGGTGCCACGATCGTGGCCAACCATGCCGGTGATATGATCAGCGAATTTTCCGTCGCCATGAAGGCGGGAGCCGGGGCCAAGACGATCGCGGCAACCATCCATCCTTATCCCACGCAAGCTGAAGTGAACAAGAAGGTGGTGAACCTCTGGCGCAAAGCGCATTTCACGCAACGAACCAAGAACCTGTTGATCAAATTGTTTGCCTGGATGCGGCGATAG
- a CDS encoding DUF3047 domain-containing protein, which yields MAPSLSSVIVGLASVVLVGMIVGDPSRLQAQSPATVEVGPFSTANPNGPWPDGWKPLTFPKIPQHTTYSLVLDGDRVAVKATSRASSSGYTKEILIDPKEYPIVQWRWKVSNTLKAGDVTRKEGDDYPARIYVTFQYESAKVGLFGKAKYEAAKLIYGRYPPLGAINYIWESRAPVGTAVPNPYTEQVHMIVVESGSAKLNTWTTEERNVYEDYKRAFGAEPPMISGVAIMTDTDNTGESAEAYYGDIVFKKKGT from the coding sequence ATGGCACCATCTCTATCTTCCGTGATCGTCGGTCTTGCATCGGTCGTGTTGGTGGGAATGATCGTCGGCGATCCGAGCCGGCTACAAGCTCAATCCCCCGCCACCGTAGAAGTGGGTCCATTTTCGACAGCGAATCCGAATGGTCCCTGGCCGGACGGCTGGAAACCGCTCACCTTTCCAAAAATTCCCCAACACACGACGTACAGCCTTGTGCTCGACGGTGATCGCGTCGCCGTCAAGGCAACCAGTCGAGCCTCCTCTTCGGGATACACGAAAGAAATTCTGATCGATCCGAAGGAGTATCCGATCGTCCAGTGGCGATGGAAAGTCTCGAATACCCTAAAGGCCGGCGATGTGACCAGGAAAGAGGGGGACGACTATCCCGCCCGCATCTACGTCACGTTCCAATACGAGAGTGCGAAAGTCGGTCTCTTCGGCAAGGCGAAGTACGAAGCCGCGAAACTCATCTACGGCCGGTACCCCCCGCTCGGCGCCATCAATTACATTTGGGAGAGCCGGGCGCCAGTAGGAACCGCGGTGCCCAACCCGTACACGGAACAGGTGCATATGATTGTGGTGGAAAGCGGATCAGCCAAGCTGAACACCTGGACGACCGAAGAGCGGAACGTCTATGAAGACTACAAACGAGCGTTCGGAGCAGAGCCGCCCATGATTTCCGGTGTCGCCATCATGACGGATACCGACAATACCGGCGAGTCGGCGGAAGCCTATTACGGAGACATTGTCTTCAAGAAGAAGGGAACGTAA
- a CDS encoding c-type cytochrome: MAEEARYGFGQPATEADIKAWNIDITPTGEGLPPGRGTVRQGAAVYSNKCAACHGPTGTEGPKDRLVGGHGSLATEHPVKTIGSYWPYATTLYDYIFRAMPFTAPQSLTADEVYSLVAWLLHQNGIIPATMVVDAQTLPNVTMPNRDGFVADPRPDVESRE; this comes from the coding sequence ATGGCAGAAGAAGCCCGCTACGGATTCGGACAGCCGGCGACCGAGGCTGACATCAAAGCGTGGAATATCGATATCACTCCGACTGGCGAAGGGTTGCCCCCTGGCCGAGGGACCGTACGGCAAGGAGCAGCCGTATATTCAAACAAGTGCGCCGCCTGCCACGGACCGACAGGAACAGAAGGGCCAAAGGATCGGCTGGTCGGCGGCCACGGTTCGCTGGCTACAGAACACCCGGTCAAAACCATCGGCAGCTACTGGCCCTATGCCACGACGTTGTACGACTACATCTTCCGCGCCATGCCCTTCACCGCGCCGCAGTCGCTCACGGCGGACGAAGTCTATAGCCTCGTCGCGTGGCTGCTCCACCAAAACGGCATCATTCCGGCAACTATGGTAGTCGACGCGCAGACGCTGCCCAACGTAACAATGCCCAATCGTGACGGATTCGTCGCCGATCCACGGCCGGACGTGGAATCGCGCGAATGA